From bacterium, one genomic window encodes:
- the atpE gene encoding ATP synthase F0 subunit C, translating to MNKRVVAVLVLVFVIGIASAAFAQEAGLDNEAKKFVALAAGLCIAIAAFGGALGQGRAATAALEGIARNPSAYQQLFTPMILSLALIESLVIYALVISFLLVFKV from the coding sequence ATGAACAAGAGAGTCGTCGCCGTCCTGGTCCTGGTTTTTGTCATCGGCATCGCGAGCGCCGCTTTCGCCCAGGAAGCCGGTCTCGATAACGAGGCCAAGAAATTCGTCGCGCTGGCCGCCGGCCTGTGCATCGCCATCGCCGCGTTCGGCGGAGCGCTCGGCCAGGGCCGCGCGGCCACCGCGGCGCTCGAAGGCATCGCCCGCAACCCCTCGGCGTATCAGCAGCTCTTCACGCCGATGATCCTTAGCCTCGCCCTCATCGAGTCGCTCGTCATCTACGCGCTCGTCATTTCGTTCCTGCTCGTCTTCAAGGTCTGA
- the atpB gene encoding F0F1 ATP synthase subunit A translates to MNPRISRPILAASALFGATLAATPAYAEGGGLHTWSVIPPINAALQKALGVHEDLTHIIMFTFVALILAVSGAIVGGKYKKKLETGDIAPEPRFSFANFIETIISVVQGLLEEIVGHHGRKHLTLAATLTLVILFNNLAGLIPGLGLATSNINVTLGLALVIFFAYHAFGIKAHGVGAYLAHFMGPLKGPLKYAMAPIMIPIELISHVARPMSLSLRLFGNMMGDHTILGVFMVGIGIGFPVLYPLPFLALGTLVSIVQTLVFLLLSLVYIALATAEEH, encoded by the coding sequence ATGAACCCGCGTATTTCCCGGCCGATCCTCGCCGCGTCCGCGCTTTTCGGCGCGACGCTTGCCGCCACGCCCGCGTACGCCGAGGGCGGCGGCCTGCACACCTGGAGCGTCATCCCGCCGATCAACGCCGCGCTGCAAAAGGCGCTCGGGGTTCACGAGGATCTGACGCACATCATCATGTTCACGTTCGTCGCGCTCATCCTCGCGGTGAGCGGCGCGATCGTCGGCGGCAAGTACAAAAAGAAGCTCGAAACCGGCGACATCGCCCCGGAGCCGCGCTTTTCCTTCGCGAACTTTATCGAGACGATCATCTCCGTCGTGCAGGGCCTGCTCGAGGAGATCGTCGGGCACCACGGCCGCAAGCACCTGACGCTCGCGGCGACGCTGACCCTCGTCATCCTTTTCAACAATCTCGCCGGCCTCATCCCCGGACTTGGCCTGGCGACCTCGAACATCAATGTCACGCTCGGCCTCGCGCTCGTGATCTTCTTCGCGTACCACGCGTTCGGCATCAAGGCGCACGGCGTCGGTGCGTATCTTGCGCACTTCATGGGGCCGCTGAAGGGCCCGCTGAAATACGCGATGGCGCCGATCATGATCCCCATTGAGCTCATCAGCCATGTCGCCCGGCCGATGTCGCTCTCGCTTCGTCTGTTCGGAAACATGATGGGCGATCACACGATCCTCGGCGTTTTCATGGTCGGGATCGGAATCGGCTTCCCCGTGCTCTACCCGCTGCCGTTCCTGGCGCTCGGCACGCTCGTATCCATTGTCCAGACGCTCGTGTTCCTTCTGCTTTCGCTCGTGTACATCGCACTGGCGACGGCCGAGGAGCACTAG
- the mfd gene encoding transcription-repair coupling factor has translation MTERSNAAADFRGLLPEAGEVRRSVVDTREDLAVSGLAGASLSIALAEILLAHPGAALVVTADGAAARRVADDLRFLFERTGHDERVRVYPPYDIAPYESLSPHGSIIAARMAALAELAVPRSRAIVVAAAGALLKRTLPRERLSATSLRLKVGDEVDRDLVVLSLDECGYRRAPLVEDIGEFAVRGGVVDFWSPLSDDPLRIELSGDEIRSIRAFHPGNQTTRRHLDRARVFPCREMTMGKDAAARLAARAKTLADEQNVDRRVRDRLVEEVEEGISAPGIEFLLPLFHERLDAVTDFLPGDALAIAVEPELVDAMLEIEHDLHKRRFEDAREAGKLVVPPDELYLSPDEFDEAQNRFRRVALGAAAPLPKGRGVKLAFETHSLAGLRDEILAHAREEHPLAPLTTRLKRWLADDWRVAIAARAPSGVDRLRRLLEGYGFSLAIGEDVTAPSVLSRPASVRVPIVVGPLSHGAVVPAWRTAIVTEEEIFGPRKHAEAYRGKRGEPVADFADLAPGDAIVHAKHGVGIFKGLSSLRVGGADTEYLNLEYAGGDKLYLPVDRLSQVHRYVGAGGLPIVDRLGGATWEKALEKARVAARRMARDLLALYAKRHAEPGFAFAPGGEAFEEFEGTFPFDETPDQLTVIAETLDDMAAGRPMDRLVCGDVGFGKTEVAMRAAFLAVQNKKQVAVLVPTTTLAFQHGRTFARRMSPFGVNVAVLSRFVSSHDRKKVRDELAAGLVDVVIGTHQLLSARIRFADLGLLIVDEEQNFGVAQKERIKKLREIVDVLTLTATPIPRTLHMSLVGIRDLSVINTPPEDRLSVRTFVTRWDDDIIREAIGRELTRGGQVFVIHNRVQSIDGIADRVRRLVPHARVRVGHGQMAGEEIEELLIDFAERRFDILVATTIVGSGLDFPQANTMIINRADMLGLSQLYQLRGRVGRSKVRAYCYLIVPREGRVTEDAVKRISAIKTFSELGSGYKIAAKDLEIRGAGNLLGAEQSGHIALVGYELYRELLDEEVARLKGEPFERPIDTEVNIPVPALLPDAYVPDEHLRLSLYKRISDAAADDELERLRDEIVDRFGPPPPEVERLFAIVGLRLVGRSLGVKQIDYSRDAIVYTFDERTPIAASALVSIVAAKPAVYRLLPDGKLLEKVPGKSGDAIVAAVRDGLNALENCVTNRQPFPRPDSNAN, from the coding sequence ATGACCGAACGATCGAACGCCGCCGCCGACTTCCGAGGGCTGCTGCCCGAAGCGGGAGAGGTGCGTCGATCGGTCGTGGACACGCGCGAGGATCTGGCTGTTTCCGGCCTCGCCGGAGCGTCGCTTTCGATCGCGCTTGCCGAGATTCTCCTCGCGCACCCCGGCGCGGCCCTTGTCGTGACGGCGGACGGCGCCGCCGCCCGCCGCGTCGCCGACGACCTGCGTTTCCTCTTTGAACGCACCGGCCACGACGAGCGCGTCCGCGTTTATCCGCCCTACGACATCGCGCCGTACGAGTCGCTCTCGCCCCACGGGTCCATCATCGCGGCGCGCATGGCCGCCCTCGCGGAACTCGCCGTGCCGCGTTCGCGCGCCATTGTCGTCGCCGCCGCGGGCGCGTTGCTCAAACGCACGCTGCCGCGCGAGCGCCTGTCCGCCACGAGCCTGCGATTGAAGGTCGGCGACGAGGTCGACCGCGATCTTGTCGTGCTTTCGCTCGACGAATGCGGCTATCGCCGCGCGCCGCTCGTGGAGGACATCGGCGAGTTCGCCGTGCGCGGCGGCGTGGTCGACTTCTGGAGCCCCCTTTCCGACGACCCGCTGCGCATCGAGCTTTCCGGGGACGAGATCCGCTCCATCCGCGCGTTCCACCCCGGAAACCAGACGACGCGAAGGCACCTCGACCGGGCGCGCGTTTTCCCCTGCCGCGAGATGACGATGGGCAAGGACGCCGCCGCCCGGCTCGCCGCACGGGCCAAAACGCTCGCCGACGAACAGAACGTCGATCGCCGCGTGCGCGACCGCCTCGTCGAGGAGGTCGAGGAGGGCATTTCCGCTCCCGGCATCGAGTTCCTCCTGCCGCTTTTCCACGAGCGCCTGGACGCCGTCACCGATTTCCTTCCCGGCGACGCGCTCGCGATCGCCGTCGAGCCGGAGCTCGTCGATGCGATGCTCGAGATCGAGCACGATCTCCACAAGCGCCGGTTCGAGGACGCCCGCGAGGCCGGCAAGCTCGTCGTGCCGCCGGACGAACTGTACCTGTCGCCCGACGAATTCGACGAAGCGCAAAACCGTTTTCGCCGCGTCGCGCTCGGCGCCGCCGCGCCGCTACCCAAGGGCCGCGGCGTCAAGCTCGCCTTCGAGACGCACTCGCTCGCCGGGCTGCGCGACGAGATCCTCGCCCACGCGCGCGAGGAGCACCCCCTCGCGCCGCTGACGACGCGCCTCAAAAGGTGGCTGGCCGACGACTGGCGCGTCGCGATCGCCGCGCGGGCGCCGTCGGGCGTGGACCGGCTGCGCCGCCTGCTGGAGGGTTACGGCTTTTCGCTGGCGATCGGCGAGGACGTCACCGCGCCCTCCGTCCTTTCGCGTCCCGCGTCCGTGCGCGTGCCGATCGTCGTCGGCCCGCTATCCCACGGGGCCGTCGTGCCCGCGTGGCGCACCGCGATCGTCACGGAAGAGGAGATTTTCGGCCCGCGCAAGCACGCGGAGGCGTATCGCGGCAAGCGCGGCGAGCCGGTCGCGGATTTCGCGGACCTGGCCCCCGGCGACGCCATCGTGCACGCCAAACACGGCGTCGGCATCTTCAAGGGCCTGTCCAGCCTTCGCGTCGGCGGCGCGGACACCGAATATCTGAATCTCGAATATGCCGGCGGCGACAAGCTCTACCTGCCCGTCGATCGCCTGTCGCAGGTTCATCGCTATGTCGGCGCGGGCGGCCTGCCCATCGTCGATCGCCTCGGCGGCGCCACCTGGGAAAAAGCGCTCGAAAAGGCGCGCGTCGCCGCCCGGCGCATGGCCCGCGATCTGCTCGCCCTCTACGCAAAGCGGCACGCCGAGCCGGGATTCGCGTTTGCGCCCGGCGGCGAGGCGTTCGAGGAGTTCGAAGGCACCTTTCCGTTCGACGAGACGCCCGACCAGCTCACCGTCATCGCCGAAACGCTCGACGACATGGCGGCGGGAAGGCCGATGGATCGCCTGGTCTGCGGCGACGTCGGATTCGGCAAGACGGAGGTCGCCATGCGCGCCGCCTTCCTCGCGGTGCAAAACAAGAAGCAGGTCGCCGTCCTCGTGCCCACGACGACGCTCGCCTTCCAGCACGGGCGCACCTTCGCGCGGCGCATGTCGCCGTTCGGCGTCAACGTCGCGGTGCTCTCGCGCTTTGTGTCGAGCCACGACCGCAAGAAGGTGCGCGACGAGCTGGCCGCCGGGCTCGTGGACGTCGTCATCGGAACGCACCAGCTTTTGTCCGCGCGCATCCGGTTTGCCGACCTCGGCCTTTTGATCGTGGACGAGGAGCAGAACTTCGGCGTCGCGCAAAAAGAGCGCATCAAGAAGCTGCGCGAGATCGTGGACGTCCTGACCCTGACCGCGACGCCGATTCCCCGCACGCTGCACATGAGCCTCGTGGGCATCCGCGACCTGTCCGTCATCAACACGCCGCCGGAAGACCGCCTGTCGGTGCGCACCTTCGTCACGCGCTGGGACGACGACATCATCCGTGAGGCGATCGGCCGCGAGCTGACCCGCGGCGGCCAGGTGTTCGTGATCCACAATCGCGTGCAGTCGATCGACGGCATCGCCGACCGCGTCCGCCGCCTCGTGCCGCACGCCCGCGTGCGCGTCGGCCACGGCCAGATGGCCGGCGAGGAGATCGAGGAGCTTCTGATCGATTTTGCCGAGCGGCGGTTCGACATCCTCGTCGCCACGACCATCGTCGGCTCCGGCCTCGATTTCCCCCAGGCCAACACCATGATCATCAACCGCGCCGACATGCTCGGCCTTTCGCAGCTCTACCAGCTTCGCGGGCGCGTCGGGCGCAGCAAGGTCCGCGCGTATTGCTACCTCATCGTCCCGCGCGAGGGGCGCGTCACGGAGGATGCCGTCAAGCGCATCAGCGCGATCAAGACGTTTTCCGAGCTCGGCTCCGGCTACAAGATCGCGGCGAAGGACCTGGAGATTCGAGGCGCGGGCAACCTGCTTGGCGCCGAGCAGTCCGGCCACATCGCCCTGGTCGGCTACGAACTCTACCGCGAACTGCTCGACGAGGAAGTCGCGCGGCTCAAGGGCGAGCCCTTCGAGCGGCCGATCGACACGGAGGTCAATATCCCCGTGCCCGCCCTCTTGCCCGACGCCTACGTGCCCGACGAGCACCTGCGCCTGTCGCTCTACAAGCGTATCTCCGACGCGGCGGCGGATGACGAGCTGGAGAGGCTGCGCGACGAGATCGTGGACCGCTTCGGCCCGCCGCCGCCGGAGGTTGAACGTCTGTTCGCGATCGTGGGTCTACGCCTCGTGGGACGAAGCCTGGGGGTGAAACAGATCGACTACAGCCGCGACGCGATCGTGTACACGTTCGACGAACGCACGCCCATCGCCGCGAGCGCGCTCGTGTCGATCGTGGCCGCGAAGCCGGCCGTGTATCGCCTGCTTCCCGACGGAAAACTGCTCGAAAAGGTACCCGGCAAGTCCGGGGACGCGATCGTCGCGGCCGTCCGGGATGGGTTGAACGCCCTTGAGAATTGTGTTACCAACCGCCAGCCTTTCCCAAGGCCGGATTCCAACGCGAACTGA